In the Brassica napus cultivar Da-Ae chromosome A7, Da-Ae, whole genome shotgun sequence genome, one interval contains:
- the BNAA07G04580D gene encoding uncharacterized protein BNAA07G04580D, which yields MLDSINLPISCNFSRFPHLKPSGKAQSRNLTLVQSKAPLPFLKPDRILLRNNKSQFLKHEKKGLFHVCRSSLNNPDPDKTEIQDEGRDWTSSVLLFALWGALLYYCFNLAPDQTPTQDLYFVKKLLNLKGDDGFRMNQILVGLWYIMGLWPVVYAMLLLPTGRSKTQAWPFVVFSFFGGVYALLPYFALWNPPSPPVSVSELRQWPFNVLESKVTAGATLVAGLGLILYALVGNAGDWKEFYQYFRESRFIHVTSLDFCLLSAFAPFWVYNDMTARKWFDKGRWLLPVSVVPFLGPSLYLLLRPALSETTAPTDSSASSSDTSQ from the exons atgttggACAGTATAAACCTCCCTATCTCCTGCAACTTCTCTCGCTTTCCTCATCTAAAACCCTCCGGAAAAGCCCAATCCCGAAACCTCACCCTTGTACAATCAAAAGCTCCTTTGCCTTTTCTGAAACCCGATAGAATTCTCCTTCGCAACAACAAGAGTCAATTCTTGAAACACGAGAAGAAGGGTCTCTTCCATGTGTGCAGAAGCTCACTAAACAACCCAGATCCAGACAAAACTGAAATTCAAGATGAAGGAAGAGACTGGACGAGCTCCGTATTGCTTTTCGCTCTCTGGGGTGCGCTTCTTTACTACTGCTTCAATCTTGCTCCTGATCAAACCCCA aCACAAGACTTGTACTTTGTGAAAAAGCTGTTGAATTTGAAAGGCGATGATGGTTTTAGAATGAACCAGATCCTTGTTGGGTTATGGTATATAATGGGTTTATGGCCTGTTGTATACGCTATGCTCTTACTTCCCACTGGTCGAAG TAAAACTCAGGCATGGCCTTTCGTTGTTTTTTCCTTCTTTGGTGGCGTCTACGCTTTGCTACCTTATTTTGCACTGTGGAATCCTCCTTCTCCTCCTGTTTCGGTGTCTGAGCTTAGACAATGGCCTTTCAATGTTCTGGAATCAAAAGTAACTGCTGGGGCAACTCTTGTTGCAGGCCTGGGTTTGATTCTTTATGCTTTAGTTGGTAACGCCGGTGACTGGAAAGAGTTTTATCAGTACTTTCGAGAGAGCAGATTC ATACATGTCACGAGTCTAGATTTCTGCCTACTCTCTGCTTTTGCTCCGTTTTGGGTTTACAATGACATGACCGCCAGAAAATG GTTTGATAAAGGCCGTTGGCTGTTACCTGTATCCGTGGTGCCATTCTTGGGACCTTCTTTGTATCTTCTCTTACGACCAGCATTGTCAGAGACTACAGCTCCCACAGATTCTTCTGCCTCATCTTCTGACACAAGTCAATAG
- the LOC106364355 gene encoding uncharacterized protein LOC106364355 — MSRQSQLFTLLRRRFHSPSSSDAPTETLRKRITDLQKSKKRRNPIKNQFLVEVPESRSYLDTATMPMFLAVVGIALFAKVLMMIDDSKSQEMIERKIKNAPEGQGTVRMIEREEWDEFREVRPRTPFESKLARPNAQIRTGEPVRKDDLKNWTIDVLTNALSRTEESVRRGGSS; from the exons ATGTCTAGGCAGAGTCAGTTATTTACGCTGCTTAGGAGAAGGTTTCATTCACCTTCGTCTAGTGATGCCCCAACGGAGACCTTAAGAAAAAGGATAACTGATTTGCAGAAAAGTAAGAAGCGAAGGAACCCAATAAAGAACCAGTTTCTCGTTGAGGTTCCAGAATCAAGATCCTATTTGGACACGGCAACGATGCCTATGTTCCTCGCCGTGGTCGGTATTGCATTGTTTGCAAAAGTGTTGATGATG ATTGATGATTCGAAATCTCAAGAAATGATTGAACGGAAGATAAAGAATGCACCAGAAGGGCAAGGCACAGTGAGGATGATCGAGCGTGAGGAGTGGGATGAGTTTAGAGAAGTAAGGCCAAGAACACCATTTGAGTCCAAGCTTGCCCGCCCAAACGCGCAGATAAGAACTGGAGAGCCTGTGCGCAag GATGACTTGAAGAACTGGACGATAGACGTGCTAACAAATGCGCTTTCGCGAACTGAAGAAAGTGTTCGTCGCGGTGGTTCCAGttga
- the LOC106366668 gene encoding zinc transport protein ZntB-like encodes MQQEDRIGGDESDVESLTSASLRDAHRFRAQYSGMVRQRAYIFDGDGKYYNKEWDLKEGTGKEFCWYHVELPKGNQKLSHSAQHLIDALCPPLKLQDILSLVSNGPFCGHVDGALVFRVNSPGPASSSFTFKIAARITENSVITVSLGRVPRLGFSPMGQSLLSEVPSVDSPSYYRGEHKERSGIVIEEHVLEFLLTMNHSEEADNPVPTSVSNLVVHIIDTHVDQLQDVVTKLEIELDAVELEMDRGGFAMKKQMLDDRRFPKLHLNLQRLLQVIAHGEQVFPRVKEKCSTKHWFLAEDINSLEELIGRLRRLKENVGFIANRVNAIQAGLDSWQAEQINRKLYYLSFLSIIFLPLSIITGVFGMNVGGVPWTGQSNPELADGFRNVMYICLIMLVVVLSCFGFPALYSRIASWWRMRAMNRSWSLNRRSFQKRPNIVQERRGYLRL; translated from the exons ATGCAGCAGGAAGATCGAATTGGAGGAGATGAGTCAGATGTCGAGTCTTTGACGAGCGCTTCTCTTAGAGACGCTCATAGGTTCAGGGCTCAGTATTCAGGCATGGTGAGGCAAAGAGCTTATATATTCGACGGTGATGGCAAATACTACAACAAAGAATGGGATCTCAAAGAAGGAACAGGCAAAGAGTTTTGTTGGTATCATGTTGAGTTGCCTAAAGGAAACCAGAAGCTCTCTCACTCCGCACAGCATCTTATAGACGCTCTCTGTCCTCCCTTGAAGCTGCAAGACATTCTTTCTCTTGTTAGTAACGGACCCTTTTGCGGGCATGTTGATGGGGCGCTTGTGTTTAGAGTTAACTCTCCTGGTCCTGCTTCAAGCAGCTTTACCTTCAAGATTGCTGCTAGGATCACTGAGAACTCCGTCATTACTGTCTCTTTGGGACGTGTTCCTAGGCTAGGATTCTCTCCTATGGGTCAGTCTCTTCTCTCCGAAGTCCCTAGTGTGGATTCTCCTTCCTACTATCGCGGTGAGCACAAGGAAAGAAGTGGGATTGTCATTGAGGAGCATGTTCTTGAGTTCTTGCTGACCATGAATCACTCTGAGGAAGCTGATAACCCTGTCCCAACCTCTGTTTCCAACCTCGTTGTTCATATTATTGATACACATGTTGATCAGCTTCAAGATGTTGTCACTAAACTTGAGATCGAATTGGATGCGGTGGAACTCGAGATGGATAGAG GTGGATTTGCTATGAAGAAACAGATGCTGGATGATAGAAGGTTCCCGAAATTGCATCTCAACTTGCAGCGTCTCTTGCAG GTGATTGCACATGGAGAACAAGTGTTTCCAAGAGTGAAGGAAAAATGTTCCACGAAGCATTGGTTTCTTGCAGAAGATATCAACTCTTTGGAGGAGTTGATTGGGAGGTTGAGACGTTTAAAAGAGAATGTAGGATTCATTGCGAACCGTGTGAATGCAATCCAAGCTGGTTTGGATAGTTGGCAAGCTGAGCAAATCAACCGAAAGCTCTATTACCTCTCCTTTCTTTCCATCATATTCCTTCCTCTATCAATCATCACCGGAG TTTTTGGGATGAACGTTGGAGGAGTTCCTTGGACGGGACAAAGCAATCCTGAGCTAGCTGATGGATTTAGAAACGTGATGTACATATGTCTCATAATGCTGGTTGTAGTGTTGTCCTGCTTTGGTTTTCCAGCGTTATATAGTCGGATAGCTTCTTGGTGGAGAATGAGAGCTATGAATAGAAGTTGGTCCCTTAATAGGAGATCGTTCCAGAAGAGACCAAACATAGTTCAAGAAAGAAGAGGCTATCTTAGGCTCTAA
- the LOC106366667 gene encoding uncharacterized protein LOC106366667, with amino-acid sequence MFGRSALHRAGGFRPENLGQNALNLIGNIGFSLFVVGVLVFTIIAATYEPEDPLFHPSDKITTFLTSTSNATLRSDESVVKTGEDFMPVNQTAFAAFINITDVEATASEENELDCDASVPVDCKDSDVFHLMMKATIERFKDIHFYKFGKPAVGEGANSCDMAWRYRPKDGKSAAFYKDYRRFVIHKSDNCTLSVATIGEYHSGLNARKRKRNQKAGFEKTDAKRDDFSLPLVGEAVNDSLPTVESDKAFTSGKYLVYVGGGDRCKSMNHFLWSFLCALGEAQYLNRTLVMDLTLCLSSVYTSSGQSEEGKDFRFYFDFEHLKEAASVLDEAQFWAEWGKLHNKKTRLGLHLVEDFRVTPMKLSDVKDTLIMRKFGSVEPDNYWYRVCEGDAESVVKRPWHLLWKSRRLMEIVSAIASRLNWDYDAVHIERGEKARNTELWPNLEKDTSPSALLSTLQDKVEEGRNLYIATNEAELSFFNPLKDKYATHFLDEYKDLWDESSEWYSETTKLNGGNPVEFDGYMRASVDTEVFLRGKKQIETFNDLTNDCKDGVGTCNVAAT; translated from the coding sequence ATGTTCGGGCGATCTGCGCTTCACCGAGCCGGCGGCTTCCGTCCGGAGAACCTAGGTCAAAACGCACTTAACCTAATCGGAAACATAGGCTTCTCCCTCTTCGTCGTGGGCGTCCTCGTCTTCACCATCATCGCCGCCACATACGAGCCCGAAGACCCTCTCTTCCACCCCTCCGACAAGATCACCACTTTCCTCACCTCCACATCCAACGCCACCTTGCGATCCGACGAGTCCGTCGTCAAAACCGGCGAAGATTTCATGCCCGTTAACCAAACGGCCTTCGCGGCGTTCATCAACATCACCGACGTGGAAGCCACCGCCAGCGAGGAGAACGAGCTCGACTGCGATGCGAGCGTCCCCGTTGATTGCAAAGACTCTGATGTTTTCCATCTCATGATGAAAGCCACCATTGAGAGGTTCAAAGACATCCACTTTTACAAGTTCGGTAAGCCTGCGGTTGGTGAAGGTGCCAACTCTTGTGACATGGCGTGGCGTTATAGGCCTAAGGATGGCAAGTCTGCTGCCTTTTACAAGGATTACAGAAGGTTTGTGATTCACAAGTCTGACAATTGTACTCTTAGCGTGGCCACTATTGGAGAGTATCATTCTGGTTTGAACGctaggaagaggaagaggaatcaGAAAGCTGGTTTCGAGAAGACTGATGCCAAGAGAGATGATTTCTCTTTGCCTCTTGTTGGTGAAGCTGTTAATGACTCTCTTCCTACGGTTGAGTCTGACAAGGCTTTTACAAGCGGCAAGTACTTGGTTTATGTCGGTGGAGGTGATCGGTGCAAGAGCATGAACCatttcctttggagcttcttgtGTGCGCTTGGTGAAGCTCAGTATTTGAACCGGACTTTGGTCATGGATCTCACTCTCTGTCTGTCCTCTGTCTACACTTCCTCTGGGCAGAGCGAGGAAGGGAAGGACTTTAGGTTCTACTTTGATTTCGAGCATTTGAAAGAAGCTGCTTCTGTCTTGGATGAGGCTCAGTTTTGGGCAGAGTGGGGGAAGTTGCATAATAAGAAGACTAGGTTGGGCCTTCATCTCGTGGAGGACTTTAGGGTCACGCCCATGAAGCTTTCCGATGTCAAAGACACGTTGATCATGAGGAAGTTCGGGTCAGTAGAGCCTGATAACTACTGGTACAGAGTTTGCGAGGGAGATGCAGAATCTGTCGTTAAAAGACCGTGGCATCTTCTCTGGAAGTCAAGAAGGTTGATGGAGATCGTCTCTGCCATTGCTTCGAGGCTAAACTGGGATTACGATGCAGTGCATATCGAGAGAGGAGAGAAAGCTAGAAACACGGAGCTTTGGCCCAATCTTGAAAAAGATACTTCTCCGAGTGCTCTCTTGTCGACCTTGCAGGACAAAGTAGAAGAAGGAAGGAATCTCTACATCGCAACGAATGAAGCGGAACTATCTTTCTTCAACCCTTTGAAAGACAAGTACGCTACTCATTTTCTTGACGAGTACAAAGACCTGTGGGACGAGAGCAGCGAGTGGTATTCGGAGACCACAAAGCTTAATGGAGGCAACCCGGTCGAGTTTGATGGTTACATGAGAGCATCTGTTGATACAGAAGTGTTCTTGAGAGGGAAGAAGCAGATTGAAACATTCAATGATCTTACAAACGACTGCAAAGATGGTGTTGGGACTTGCAACGTTGCAGCTACTTGA
- the LOC106366665 gene encoding ribonuclease E/G-like protein, chloroplastic isoform X1 has protein sequence MDVAEVPWRRLPQFSVSPRSSWLVSSGFPVSSYMFSHIERGQRFRLTLCFGVSRIRARSATITAAQQEHPARLLKGLCEVVWIVEADLAPNEHLYVTGDPSALGSWEPDCAISMYPTGNDNQWEAKVKIASGVSFRYNYFLKAGYDSSFDVIWRPGPQFSLSLPSAVNGDRKVIIRDSWMSVSSQSQDSYLWGSWIDDAHLLPNSVTSGHSEDECTLSDTAVEVPRPLLNDKQLEDESFFSDELATFSSDNSDFSALFSDNYQPIEEPWFLQEPVTLQHARNMQSDSEQVVESSEEIENDLDTDEEKHQPAETLLPDDEFFKREPISTTILINSSICTVQRIAVLDGEKLVELLLEPVKTNVQCDSVYLGVVTKFVPHMGGAFVNIGSSRHSFMDIKPNREPFIFPPFCDGSKKQPTDGSRFDSITNIPAPHETEHASYDFEASSLLDIDSNDPGESFHDDDDDHENDEDHVSDALINGTVVNHGGVEGASDKCNQGDELHLDVGSENGFVPLEREHSDSLVSNASVAKSPKNVSSRDNKWIQVRKGTKIIVQVVKEGLGTKGPTLTAYPKLRSRFWVLMTRCKRIGVSKKISGIERTRLKVIAKTLQPQGFGLTVRTVAAGHSLEELQKDLEGLLLTWKTITEEAKSASLAADEGVEGAIPALLHRAMGQTLSVVQDYFNDKVEKMVVDSPRTYHEVTNYLQDMAPDLCDRVELHDKGIPLFDLYNIEEEIEGILSKRVPLPNGGSLVIEQTEALVSIDVNGGHGMFGQGNSQEKAILEVNLTAARQIAREIRLRDIGGIIVVDFIDMADESNKRLVYEEVKKAVEKDRSLVKVSELSRHGLMEITRKRVRPSVTFMISEPCSCCHATGRVEALETSFSKIEQEICRQLAKMEKRGDLENPKSWPRFILRVDSHMSSFLTTGKRTRLAILSSALKVWILLKVARHFTRGTFEVKPFMDEKTVNERPHQVAISLLKKADAIADSSGKKKLTLIPMKKDKTGSKHRR, from the exons ATGGACGTCGCTGAAGTTCCGTGGCGCCGTCTTCCTCAATTTTCAGTTTCTCCACGCTCCTCATGGCTTGTTTCTTCTGGGTTTCCTGTTTCTTC ATATATGTTCTCTCATATCGAACGTGGACAGAGGTTTAGGCTCACCTTGTGCTTTGGGGTCTCTCGTATCCGTGCAAGGTCTGCTACTATAACTGCTGCACAACAAG AACATCCAGCCAGGCTTCTCAAAGGACTATGCGAGGTTGTTTGGATCGTGGAAGCTGACCTTGCACCCAACGAACATCTCTACGTTACTGGAGATCCTTCCGCTTTAGGTAGCTGGGAGCCAGACTGCGCCATTTCAATGTATCCCACTGGGAATGATAATCAATGGGAAGCTAAAGTCAAG ATTGCTTCTGGTGTCAGTTTCAGgtacaattattttttaaaagctgGATATGATTCTTCCTTTGACGTCATCTGGAGACCAGGGCCCCAGTTTTCCTTATCTCTGCCTTCGGCTGTCAATGGAGACAGAAAAGTAATCATAAGGGATTCATGGATGAGTGTTTCCTCTCAATCACAAGACTCCTACTTATGGGGTTCTTGGATCGATGATGCTCACCTTTTACCAAACTCTGTTACTTCAGGTCATAGCGAAG ATGAATGCACTCTCTCCGATACTGCTGTGGAAGTCCCAAGACCACTTTTGAATGATAAACAATTAGAAGATGAATCTTTCTTTAGTGATGAGCTTGCAACCTTCTCATCAGATAACTCAGATTTTAGTGCGTTATTTTCTGACAACTATCAGCCTATTGAGGAACCATGGTTTCTTCAGGAACCTGTTACCTTGCAACATGCAAGGAATATGCAGTCTGATAGCGAACAAGTTGTTGAAAGCAGTGAAGAAATTGAAAACGACTTAGATACTGATGAGGAAAAGCACCAGCCGGCTGAGACTCTCTTACCTGATGATGAATTTTTCAAACGAGAACCCATTTCTACTACGATACTCATCAACTCGTCTATATGTACCGTGCAAAGGATTGCTGTATTGGATGGTGAGAAGCTCGTTGAGTTGTTGTTGGAACCAGTTAAGACCAACGTGCAGTGTGATAGTGTTTACCTGGGCGTAGTCACTAAATTTGTGCCTCATATGGGTGGTGCTTTTGTGAATATCGGAAGTTCTAGACATTCTTTCATGGACATTAAGCCAAACAGGGAACCATTCATATTCCCTCCATTCTGTGATGGATCAAAGAAGCAACCAACTGATGGTTCTCGGTTCGACTCCATTACCAACATTCCAGCTCCACATGAAACCGAACACGCCTCCTATGACTTTGAAGCAAGTAGTTTATTAGACATTGATTCAAATGACCCTGGGGAATCTTTTcatgatgatgacgatgatcatgaaaatgatgaagatCATGTCTCCGATGCTCTAATTAATGGAACTGTCGTTAACCATGGCGGAGTGGAAGGTGCTTCTGACAAATGCAATCAAGGAGATGAGCTACATCTTGACGTTGGATCTGAGAATGGCTTCGTTCCTCTGGAGAGAGAACATTCAGATTCTCTTGTGTCTAATGCATCAGTTGCAAAGTCTCCTAAGAATGTGTCGTCTAGGGATAACAAGTGGATTCAAGTTCGGAAAGGCACCAAGATAATTGTGCAAGTTGTTAAAGAGGGCCTTGGTACGAAAGGTCCAACTCTCACTGCTTACCCAAAACTGAGAAGCAGATTCTGG GTATTAATGACTCGTTGCAAACGAATTGGAGTCTCAAAAAAGATCTCAGGAATTGAGAGAACCCGGTTAAAAGTTATAGCAAAAACATTGCAGCCTCAGGGTTTTGGTCTGACTGTAAGGACTGTAGCTGCTGGCCATTCTCTAGAAGAATTGCAGAAAGACTTAGAAGGTCTGCTTTTAACCTGGAAGACCATTACGGAAGAAGCAAAATCTGCGTCCCTTGCCGCAGATGAAGGTGTGGAAGGAGCCATTCCAGCACTGCTACATAGAGCAATGGGTCAAACACTTTCAGTTGTACAGGACTACTTCAATGACAAG gTTGAGAAGATGGTGGTTGACTCTCCCAGGACATACCATGAG GTCACAAACTACCTGCAGGATATGGCACCTGATCTTTGTGATCGAGTGGAATTGCATGATAAGGGTATCCCTCTTTTTGATTTATACAACATTGAGGAGGAGATTGAAGGTATTCTCAGTAAAAG AGTTCCACTCCCCAATGGAGGTTCGTTAGTGATTGAACAAACTGAGGCGTTGGTCTCTATTGATGTGAACGGAGGACATGGAATGTTTGGTCAGGGTAATTCACAGGAGAAAGCTATTTTGGAAGTTAACCTTACTGCTGCCAGACAA ATCGCAAGGGAGATTCGACTGAGAGATATAGGGGGTATCATTGTGGTAGATTTCATTGACATGGCAGATGAAT CAAATAAAAGACTCGTTTATGAAGAGGTTAAGAAAGCAGTGGAGAAAGATAGGTCACTGGTAAAAGTCTCAGAGCTGTCTAGACACGGACTCATGGAGATTACTAGAAAAAGG GTTCGGCCGAGTGTAACATTCATGATTAGTGAACCGTGTTCTTGCTGTCACGCAACTGGTAGAGTGGAGGCACTAGAGACTTCCTTTTCAAAAATTGAACAAGAGATTTGTCGGCAGCTC GCAAAGATGGAGAAAAGAGGAGACCTGGAAAACCCCAAGTCTTGGCCAAGATTCATATTGCGTGTGGACAGTCATATGTCCAGCTTCTTGACTACGGGGAAGAGGACGAGGCTTGCAATCCTAAGTAGTGCCCTGAAAGTATGGATTCTCTTAAAG GTTGCTAGACATTTCACAAGAGGAACCTTTGAGGTTAAACCGTTCATGGATGAGAAGACTGTAAACGAAAGACCGCATCAAGTTGCCATATCATTGCTCAAGAAAGCTGACGCCATAGCAGACTCCTCAGGCAAGAAGAAGCTCACTCTTATTCCGATGAAGAAGGATAAGACCGGAAGTAAACACAGACGATGA
- the LOC106366665 gene encoding ribonuclease E/G-like protein, chloroplastic isoform X2, with protein MQSDSEQVVESSEEIENDLDTDEEKHQPAETLLPDDEFFKREPISTTILINSSICTVQRIAVLDGEKLVELLLEPVKTNVQCDSVYLGVVTKFVPHMGGAFVNIGSSRHSFMDIKPNREPFIFPPFCDGSKKQPTDGSRFDSITNIPAPHETEHASYDFEASSLLDIDSNDPGESFHDDDDDHENDEDHVSDALINGTVVNHGGVEGASDKCNQGDELHLDVGSENGFVPLEREHSDSLVSNASVAKSPKNVSSRDNKWIQVRKGTKIIVQVVKEGLGTKGPTLTAYPKLRSRFWVLMTRCKRIGVSKKISGIERTRLKVIAKTLQPQGFGLTVRTVAAGHSLEELQKDLEGLLLTWKTITEEAKSASLAADEGVEGAIPALLHRAMGQTLSVVQDYFNDKVEKMVVDSPRTYHEVTNYLQDMAPDLCDRVELHDKGIPLFDLYNIEEEIEGILSKRVPLPNGGSLVIEQTEALVSIDVNGGHGMFGQGNSQEKAILEVNLTAARQIAREIRLRDIGGIIVVDFIDMADESNKRLVYEEVKKAVEKDRSLVKVSELSRHGLMEITRKRVRPSVTFMISEPCSCCHATGRVEALETSFSKIEQEICRQLAKMEKRGDLENPKSWPRFILRVDSHMSSFLTTGKRTRLAILSSALKVWILLKVARHFTRGTFEVKPFMDEKTVNERPHQVAISLLKKADAIADSSGKKKLTLIPMKKDKTGSKHRR; from the exons ATGCAGTCTGATAGCGAACAAGTTGTTGAAAGCAGTGAAGAAATTGAAAACGACTTAGATACTGATGAGGAAAAGCACCAGCCGGCTGAGACTCTCTTACCTGATGATGAATTTTTCAAACGAGAACCCATTTCTACTACGATACTCATCAACTCGTCTATATGTACCGTGCAAAGGATTGCTGTATTGGATGGTGAGAAGCTCGTTGAGTTGTTGTTGGAACCAGTTAAGACCAACGTGCAGTGTGATAGTGTTTACCTGGGCGTAGTCACTAAATTTGTGCCTCATATGGGTGGTGCTTTTGTGAATATCGGAAGTTCTAGACATTCTTTCATGGACATTAAGCCAAACAGGGAACCATTCATATTCCCTCCATTCTGTGATGGATCAAAGAAGCAACCAACTGATGGTTCTCGGTTCGACTCCATTACCAACATTCCAGCTCCACATGAAACCGAACACGCCTCCTATGACTTTGAAGCAAGTAGTTTATTAGACATTGATTCAAATGACCCTGGGGAATCTTTTcatgatgatgacgatgatcatgaaaatgatgaagatCATGTCTCCGATGCTCTAATTAATGGAACTGTCGTTAACCATGGCGGAGTGGAAGGTGCTTCTGACAAATGCAATCAAGGAGATGAGCTACATCTTGACGTTGGATCTGAGAATGGCTTCGTTCCTCTGGAGAGAGAACATTCAGATTCTCTTGTGTCTAATGCATCAGTTGCAAAGTCTCCTAAGAATGTGTCGTCTAGGGATAACAAGTGGATTCAAGTTCGGAAAGGCACCAAGATAATTGTGCAAGTTGTTAAAGAGGGCCTTGGTACGAAAGGTCCAACTCTCACTGCTTACCCAAAACTGAGAAGCAGATTCTGG GTATTAATGACTCGTTGCAAACGAATTGGAGTCTCAAAAAAGATCTCAGGAATTGAGAGAACCCGGTTAAAAGTTATAGCAAAAACATTGCAGCCTCAGGGTTTTGGTCTGACTGTAAGGACTGTAGCTGCTGGCCATTCTCTAGAAGAATTGCAGAAAGACTTAGAAGGTCTGCTTTTAACCTGGAAGACCATTACGGAAGAAGCAAAATCTGCGTCCCTTGCCGCAGATGAAGGTGTGGAAGGAGCCATTCCAGCACTGCTACATAGAGCAATGGGTCAAACACTTTCAGTTGTACAGGACTACTTCAATGACAAG gTTGAGAAGATGGTGGTTGACTCTCCCAGGACATACCATGAG GTCACAAACTACCTGCAGGATATGGCACCTGATCTTTGTGATCGAGTGGAATTGCATGATAAGGGTATCCCTCTTTTTGATTTATACAACATTGAGGAGGAGATTGAAGGTATTCTCAGTAAAAG AGTTCCACTCCCCAATGGAGGTTCGTTAGTGATTGAACAAACTGAGGCGTTGGTCTCTATTGATGTGAACGGAGGACATGGAATGTTTGGTCAGGGTAATTCACAGGAGAAAGCTATTTTGGAAGTTAACCTTACTGCTGCCAGACAA ATCGCAAGGGAGATTCGACTGAGAGATATAGGGGGTATCATTGTGGTAGATTTCATTGACATGGCAGATGAAT CAAATAAAAGACTCGTTTATGAAGAGGTTAAGAAAGCAGTGGAGAAAGATAGGTCACTGGTAAAAGTCTCAGAGCTGTCTAGACACGGACTCATGGAGATTACTAGAAAAAGG GTTCGGCCGAGTGTAACATTCATGATTAGTGAACCGTGTTCTTGCTGTCACGCAACTGGTAGAGTGGAGGCACTAGAGACTTCCTTTTCAAAAATTGAACAAGAGATTTGTCGGCAGCTC GCAAAGATGGAGAAAAGAGGAGACCTGGAAAACCCCAAGTCTTGGCCAAGATTCATATTGCGTGTGGACAGTCATATGTCCAGCTTCTTGACTACGGGGAAGAGGACGAGGCTTGCAATCCTAAGTAGTGCCCTGAAAGTATGGATTCTCTTAAAG GTTGCTAGACATTTCACAAGAGGAACCTTTGAGGTTAAACCGTTCATGGATGAGAAGACTGTAAACGAAAGACCGCATCAAGTTGCCATATCATTGCTCAAGAAAGCTGACGCCATAGCAGACTCCTCAGGCAAGAAGAAGCTCACTCTTATTCCGATGAAGAAGGATAAGACCGGAAGTAAACACAGACGATGA
- the LOC106362925 gene encoding uncharacterized protein LOC106362925 yields the protein MGGGVDSCLERHVADIPAPASACSETGWRIRHARSAQAEDFQIFLCSIPLPSLSPTADSYYWQVADVSTNSFSAKLTWEALRPRGQTQVWSDVIWFKGSTPSHAFMMWVAQLDRLPTRSCLVSWGLQIADCCCICNTYRETRDHLFLRCSYSEHIWSVVTTRLGYRQTLFHTWTAFISWLDIKDNICSSILRKLVSHATIYKIWQERNNRLHNNSTTPPLVLFKSIDRLIRDSIFARQKRKNFKKLMQAWLRYD from the coding sequence ATGGGAGGCGGAGTCGATTCCTGTTTGGAAAGACATGTAGCTGACATTCCCGCTCCGGCTTCGGCTTGCTCTGAAACAGGATGGAGAATCAGACATGCCCGCTCCGCCCAGGCAGAGGATTTCCAAATCTTCTTGTGCTCGATTCCATTGCCCTCTCTCTCACCTACAGCAGATTCTTATTACTGGCAGGTTGCTGATGTGAGCACAAACTCTTTCTCTGCAAAGCTAACATGGGAAGCGCTTCGTCCTCGTGGTCAGACTCAAGTTTGGTCAGACGTTATCTGGTTTAAAGGTTCAACACCAAGCCATGCATTCATGATGTGGGTCGCTCAGCTAGACAGATTACCAACTCGATCATGTCTGGTGTCATGGGGACTTCAGATTGCTGATTGTTGCTGCATCTGCAACACTTACCGGGAAACGCGAGATCATCTTTTCCTCAGATGCTCTTACAGTGAACATATTTGGTCTGTCGTTACAACTCGGCTTGGGTACAGGCAGACACTCTTCCACACTTGGACAGCCTTCATCTCTTGGTTAGACATAAAGGACAACATATGCTCCTCCATTCTTCGCAAACTCGTCTCTCATGCCACCATTTACAAAATATGGCAGGAGAGAAACAATCGCCTTCACAACAACTCCACCACTCCGCCTCTAGTCCTCTTCAAGTCCATTGACAGACTGATACGAGACTCCATATTTGCGAGACAAAAACGCAAGAACTTTAAGAAACTGATGCAAGCTTGGCTCAGATATGACTAA